From Clarias gariepinus isolate MV-2021 ecotype Netherlands unplaced genomic scaffold, CGAR_prim_01v2 scaffold_35, whole genome shotgun sequence, a single genomic window includes:
- the fgg gene encoding fibrinogen gamma chain, giving the protein MAAFSHTLAWLTLLFTLSSAQIRGDYSEHCVPSDGFGTYCPTTCGVQDYLQNYRSGVQRDLNHMDDLLREISNLTRGAQDKVVYLKDSQTQALKSSPDLYIQKSSNMLDDVLRFERTILVQEEQLYDLQATLAANEKRLTDLKQLSQQLDQKCKLPCRDTVTIQTITGKDCQDIANKGAKVSGLYYVQPAKAPASAAAPAPFLVYCEIDSTGRGWTVLQRRRDGSVDFNRNWVPYKEGFGYLSPDDSTEFWLGNQKIHLLTVQPGLPYVLRIEMVDWDGVKRNADYAMFKVGPEVDNYRLTYAYYFGGDAGDAFDGFEFGDDVSDKAHTSHNGQQFSTPDRDNDKYSGNCAKQDGSGWWMNQCHAGHLNGKYHRGGTYSQKDVGEHGFDNGIIWATWHNRWYSLKQTTMKIIPINRIQAGGQLGLDFGKGDIPSR; this is encoded by the exons ATGGCTgcgttctcacacacactcgcctgGCTGACGCTCCTGTTCACACTCAGCTCGGCG caaatcAGAGGAGATTACTCAGAGCATTGTGTCCCTAGTGACGGGTTT GGGACGTACTGTCCCACCACATGTGGTGTACAAGATTATCTCCAGAACTACAGGTCAGGCGTCCAGAGGGACCTGAACCACATGGACGACCTCCTGCGGGAGATCTCCAACCTGACCAGAGGAGCTCAGGACAAAGTGGTTTATCTGAAGGACTCACAGACGCAGGCGCTGAAATCTTCACCAG ACCTGTACATTCAGAAGTCCTCGAACATGCTGGATGATGTGTTGAGGTTTGAGAGGACCATCCTCGTTCAGGAGGAACAGCTTTA TGACCTGCAGGCGACTCTTGCGGCTAATGAGAAGCGTCTGACGGACCTGAAGCAGCTCTCCCAGCAGTTGGATCAGAAGTGTAAACTGCCGTGTAGAGACACAGTGACCATTCAGACCATCACTGGGAAAG ACTGTCAGGACATCGCTAATAAGGGTGCGAAGGTCAGCGGCCTGTATTACGTGCAGCCGGCCAAAGCGCCCGCCTCCGCTGCCGCGCCCGCACCCTTCCTGGTGTACTGCGAGATCGACAGCACAGGCCGCGGCTGGACCGTGCTTCAgagg aggcGAGATGGCAGTGTTGACTTCAACAGAAACTGGGTTCCATATAAAGAAGGCTTTGGTTATCTCTCTCCTGACGACAGCACAGAGTTCTGGCTCGGAAACCAGAAGATCCACCTTCTGACGGTCCAGCCCGGCCTCCCGTACGTGCTCAGGATCGAGATGGTGGACTGGGACGGAGTCAAAAG GAACGCGGACTATGCCATGTTTAAAGTTGGCCCCGAGGTCGATAACTACCGTCTGACCTACGCTTACTATTTCGGAGGAGATGCCGGTGACGCGTTCGATGGGTTTGAGTTTGGCGATGATGTGAGCGATAAAGCGCACACGTCTCACAACGGCCAGCAGTTCAGCACACCCGACAGAGACAACGACAAGTACAGCGGGAACTGCGCCAAGCAGGACGGCTCGGGCTGGTGGATGAACCAGTGTCACGCCGGTCACCTGAACGGAAAATACCACAGAG GGGGTACATACAGCCAGAAGGACGTGGGCGAGCACGGCTTCGATAACGGCATCATCTGGGCCACGTGGCACAACCGCTGGTACTCACTGAAGCAGACCACCATGAAGATCATCCCCATCAACAGGATCCAAGCAGGAGGACAGCTTGGCCTGGACTTCGGCAAAGGAGACATCCCCTCCCGCTaa